TCGTTTTTAAATTATATCCCTGACAGAGACTATCTGCTAAACATAACATCAACGAACTATCATCCGACCAAGTACCCGGAGGTTGTCTATAAGTTCCATGTCCCGTCATGGTTGTGATGGGATTTTGAAGACGTTCTTGGCGACTAGAAAATTCTACAGGAACCCCTAGTGCATCACCCACACAAACTCCCATTAAACCCGATAAAATTGATGATTTTTTCATATTTAAAATGGGTTGCTCCTCATGATTATTTTTTAATCCATTTAAAACCGTAGGATGTGTCAGCACTTCTCACAGGAATTACCCCACATTCTACTCCATTTGATAATCTTTAATTTTCCACACCCCAGACCCCACACCCGATATCAATCATGAGTTTCAATCGGTAGCAGATGAATGGGGGGTTGTTCCCATTCTACAACAATGAATGACGGGTGGTTTCTGTTAATTCTTGTAACGCTGTAGAATTCTGAATTGTTGGGGAAATGGGATGATTTAAACATCGGGTTTTTGAGGGTAAACTGGTAACAGATTTTGCTGTGCGTTCTGCTATTTCTGTTAAAGATTCAGTCGGATAAAGTCGTTTTCCTTCCTTCATCACTAACTGCATTAACGGTATCCGTGACGAAAATATTGATTGCACATTAGAATAATGCCCAGATTCAGACTCCATTGGTTCTGTTATTAACCCAATCTCATCAGCCATTAATTGACCTTGTTTCAACGTTCTGAAAATTTGCTTTCTCCCTGGATAAGTTGTTTTTCCCGTTGCTTCTTTCATCACGGGTTTTCCTTCAATTTCAACTAACTTATAAACCCCATTTACGGGAGTTCCTGTCACTAATTTTGTCCCCAAACCATAGCCATCAATGATTGCCCCGGCTGCTTTTAAACGGGCGATTTCATATTCATCTAAATCCCCACTGGCAAAAATCGGAACATTCGGAAGAAGTGATCGCACTTGCTGTGATAAACTCACTAAATCCCCCGAATCTAAACGCACCCCTTTTAGTTCAATTTCTCCCCGTTTCACCTGTTCTGAAAGTTGATGGGCGGCATCAATTGTATTATAGGTATCGATTAATAAAGGAGATCCTGGAAAATAGCGATGAAAAGCCGTAAACGCCTGAGTTTCTGACCCTTCTAAAGCCGAAATTGCCATTACTAACGCATGGGCCATCGTTCCGGTGGGTTTTCGCCCTAATTTCAATGCTGCTAACACGTTAGAGGTTGCATCCAACCCCCCAGCTAAAGCCGCCCGCGCCGCCCAAATGGAAGCCTGGGGACTAAACGCCCGTCTTGTGCCAAATTCTAATAACGTTGCTGTTGGCCCCGCCACATCCCGCAACCGGGCTGCACGGGTCGCAATTAAGGTTTGGTAATTAATTGTATTTAATAGATAAGTTTCGATTAACTGAGCTTGCCATAGGGGTGCTTCTATTCTCAAAAAGGGTTGGTTCGCAAAAATAGCTGTCCCTTCAGGAACTGCCCACACATCCCCGGTAAAGCGTCCGGTAGCCAACAGTGACCAAAAGTTCTGGGGGGCGTGGGTAAACAGTCCTGTAGACTGTAGGGCATGAAGTTGAGCCTCGCTGAAGCGGAATTTTTCTAAATAGTCGAGGGCTTGGGCGAGTCCCATGGCAATTAAATAGCCAAACCCTTCCGGTAGACGGCGCGTAAACAGTTCAAAACTGGCTTGTCGTTGGTCGAGTCCCTCCCCGGTATAACAGGCAATCATTGTCAGTTGGTAGAGGTCGGTCAATAGACTATAATCATCGGGGGTAAAATTCAGGTCGGGGTCTTCCCAAACTTCCTGAAACTGAAGGGGAGACAAGGCGGTAGTCATAACGTCACATCCTAGGTGAACTCAATACTTTAATTATAGTAGATTTTACCAAATTTATTAAGAGTAACCCTAGATACCGTTTGAGAAAAATGCTGTTTTTTCGAGATTTTAAGCGGTTTTCAGGAAAAATTTACATTTATTTATGGTAATTTTCATTAAAATCGAAGATTAGATCATAGAGCAGTCGAGCCGGGGGTGTGAGGACAGAGACTGATGCTAAAACCTAAACCCCTTTCACTTCTTACTGTTCCCTGTTCCCTGTTCCCTATTCCCCCCTATAGTTTCAGAAAATCAACATTTGTACAAAAGTAGAATTCCGCTTAAACTGGTAATAGACCTATCAAACTCAAAGTGATGAGTTTGCTCTGCTATTTTAGATCTGCTACCAAACAACCACTCATCTTTCAAGTCTATCCATCCCTAATCTTGTCTCCCCTGTTCTCAACAGACAATTTTTAGGCGTAACGTTTCTATACCGGATTTTTCATCAATTTCTGCTGCACCTGGTCTATACACAGCCGATGAAAGCAACAGAAAGTTTTGTTATGCACATTTTTGGTGCTGTATTTCACTTCAATGGAGACTTGCAAATTTATGTTGACTCTTCTGTTATCTAGTGTTGTTAACGGTAGTATTTTCTTGCCTGAACAATTTGAAAATGCAGGTATAGGGGTCTATTCTATTGTTAAAAGACCTCAGACATCTCAACCCTTCATCATTCTGTCTCAAATCCAGAAAACCGGTGAAGATGACCCAATTGTTCCTCCCAATTAAGAAGTTTTTCCTAGCCCCCCCCCCAGGGCTGTTTCATTCTAAAAAAATTAGGTACACAAAAGGCAAAGATAATTGATATTGTCGGCTATCATTCTTTGAGTTGTTGTGGGAGAATGATAGCCGTTAATTCTGAGAAGATTAAGGACAATACTTCTGATAATGGCGAAGTTTTGTGCAGCCCAACCTGAGCGAATCTTAGAACTATCTTCACGGAATAAAACATCCCTTAATTATCTAACTCTAATAGTAATTAGAATTTTTTATTTAAGTATAGAATATCCTAAACATATTTCGCTTTCAGAGGTAATAAATTGATGATGAGTTATTGGCATAACGTCTAGTAAGGTTTAGTAAGGTATGGGGAAATTTTGATTTTTAGAAAATCTTCAACGGGAATTTTGCACTGTAGACTGGATTGTTTTTCGTCGCTACACATCTCCAGCACTTTGCTAATTGGTAAGATTTCCTGGCTTGCTCCGATAGTTTGTATCATTTGAGTAGCAAACTTTAGGCATATTGAATAGGAATCAGTGTTTTTCCTATTGACAATGTTTTTATATCATCTTGTTATTACTTGATTAAGAATGCTGGTGAAAAACAGTTAATTCGGATTGATGGTGATGGTCATGGGGTTTGTTTAACTTCTTTGGGTCAATCCTCTATAACCACGAATCTCTTTCAGGGATTTAAACTTGTCTGGGGAATCTTCTTTGGTAGAATCAAAAAGATCAAGTGATCCAGAACAGTGACTGATGACACTTAACTGGTGTATGCTAAGTTTTATTAAGTTTTATTGCTTCCTCAGAGAACACTATGGATTTGACCCTTCCAGCATCGATTAAGCCTTGGCTGAATTTCTTTCATCCCCTCCTAATGTGGATTTTATTAGGATTATCCGTTTATGCGATGTATTTGGGTGTCCAAATTCGTCGCACCCGTGAAGCCCAAGGCGACACCAAAAAAGAATTAATTAAAGGAAAATTTAATCTTAAACATCACCAAATCGGTTCCCTGCTCTTGGCTTTGATGGTTTTGGGAACAATTGGTGGGATGGGTGTCACTTATATTAACAACGGTAAACTCTTCGTCGGCCCCCACCTCTTAGCAGGACTGGGAATGACCGGAATGATAGCCATTTCTGCTTCTTTAACCCCTTATATGCAAAAAGGAGCAGATTGGGCTAGAGTCAGCCACATTGCTCTTAATACCTTAATTCTAGGACTTTTTGCTTGGCAAGCTGTCACTGGAATGGAAATTGTGCAGAAAATTATTAGCAATTTGTAAGAGTTGACGGTTAACGGTTAACTGTTAACCGTTAACCGTTTTTTGGAGTCAAATTTTAGCTTGATTAAGCCTTGAGAATATCCTAAATTGTCCCCTTTCCTAATTCAATTCATCGATATTCCCAGAATTAACCCGATAACCGTAAAAATTAATTTGATAATCCGTAATTTTGACTCCGGTTTGTTGTTCAACTAAGGTTAATAATTCCGGGGGTAATTCGATATGGACATCTAAAATCTGATCCGTATCCAAACAATTTACATGGGAATGGGAATCACTAATATGTCCATATAAACGGCCATCAGAGCGTTCCACACACTCAATAATATTTTCACGCGATAAAGCCTCTAAATTTTGATAAACCGATGTATGACCAATGGCTTTCCCCTGTTGATTCAATCGATCATAAATGTCCCTTGCGGACAGATGTTCTTGAGCTTGCCAAAGCAACTCT
The sequence above is a segment of the Planktothrix tepida PCC 9214 genome. Coding sequences within it:
- a CDS encoding nicotinate phosphoribosyltransferase, with amino-acid sequence MTTALSPLQFQEVWEDPDLNFTPDDYSLLTDLYQLTMIACYTGEGLDQRQASFELFTRRLPEGFGYLIAMGLAQALDYLEKFRFSEAQLHALQSTGLFTHAPQNFWSLLATGRFTGDVWAVPEGTAIFANQPFLRIEAPLWQAQLIETYLLNTINYQTLIATRAARLRDVAGPTATLLEFGTRRAFSPQASIWAARAALAGGLDATSNVLAALKLGRKPTGTMAHALVMAISALEGSETQAFTAFHRYFPGSPLLIDTYNTIDAAHQLSEQVKRGEIELKGVRLDSGDLVSLSQQVRSLLPNVPIFASGDLDEYEIARLKAAGAIIDGYGLGTKLVTGTPVNGVYKLVEIEGKPVMKEATGKTTYPGRKQIFRTLKQGQLMADEIGLITEPMESESGHYSNVQSIFSSRIPLMQLVMKEGKRLYPTESLTEIAERTAKSVTSLPSKTRCLNHPISPTIQNSTALQELTETTRHSLL
- a CDS encoding DUF4079 domain-containing protein — encoded protein: MDLTLPASIKPWLNFFHPLLMWILLGLSVYAMYLGVQIRRTREAQGDTKKELIKGKFNLKHHQIGSLLLALMVLGTIGGMGVTYINNGKLFVGPHLLAGLGMTGMIAISASLTPYMQKGADWARVSHIALNTLILGLFAWQAVTGMEIVQKIISNL
- a CDS encoding Fur family transcriptional regulator; translated protein: MKPIRSLEDAINSCQARGMRLSRQRRLILELLWQAQEHLSARDIYDRLNQQGKAIGHTSVYQNLEALSRENIIECVERSDGRLYGHISDSHSHVNCLDTDQILDVHIELPPELLTLVEQQTGVKITDYQINFYGYRVNSGNIDELN